The Phoenix dactylifera cultivar Barhee BC4 unplaced genomic scaffold, palm_55x_up_171113_PBpolish2nd_filt_p 000077F, whole genome shotgun sequence region CCTAAATCCAAAGAAAATTATAGTTCTAAGTTTTTTATGCTCTAGTTAACTTCTTTGACCTAAGTGCTTTTGGCTGGATTTTAATGTTgtatgaagttttttttttaccacaatttttttaattatttatttattagaaaaGGTTCGAGGCAAGGGGATCtattttatccttttcttttcattcttgtGGTTGATCTTTTGTCTCCGACACTGAGTTTAATCTGATAGTCTTTTGACTGGACTTGGCCCTTCAATTCGTTTGACATTAAAGTTGTTTCTCTTTTGTATGCAGGTGATACTTTGATATTGTTGGGATCCATTTATGCAAAGTCTCTTACTTTCGGCTTCATAAAATTATTGTTGGGATCATAACTTTTAAACTATAAACTTGGATCTTATTCCATCAAGTATCGAAGCTTTCTTTTGATGCTAGTAATTTGAAGAAGGTTGCCTGGATTTTTCTGAGTGATAAGTTGGACAGAAGGTTATCTAGTTGTCTGCAACAACTCTGTCTCTTGGAGATTGTTTTGTTTTATTGaactaggtgccatctaatctTCCTATGTATTTGCTTTCTATATTTAAGGCTCCTAATTGGGTTATCAGTAGATTGGATTGTGTTCGAATGGAAAGGTTTATTATCTGTTAATAAGGCTTTCTGTCAGCAGATTTGCAAAACCAAATGACAAGGAAGCCTCGGTGTTAAATGCTTTGGGGATTCTACTCGGAAAATGGTGGTGAAAGTTTCTAAGTGGTAATGACTCTCCCTGATGCTAAGTGATTAAGTATCCATTTTAGAGGAGTCATTAGTCTAATTCTCTCCCTATTGCATCTCATTTGTGGAAGGAGTGATCAAAGCCaaagagagttttttttgtGTGGTGATTCCTATaatcttggaagtagaaaatgGATTAAATTCCAGTGAGCTTGTTGGTTGGTGATATTTATTTGAAGGGactgtattattttttaaagtgTGTAATCCTGAAACTTCAGTTGCTGACTGTTTTTCTCTTAATCAAAAAGACTCTTGCTGCTCTTTTAATTCTAGAAGGAAGATGAAGTTAGAAGATTGTAACGAAAATCTCATTCTCCCAGAGATTCTGAACTTTGTTATGCCATCTTCACAGCCCGATATTATAGAGGTATATTTGTTCAAGGAGCACTGCATAGAAAGCGTGTTTTCCTTGGAAAATTTTGTctatattttagattttttttttattctaggaagttgttctattttttcttttgtttttcctagATTTCCTATGGACTTTGAATCACATATCCAATGTGACCTCATTTTGTGAATTCTTAGTGTGAAGTTGGAATTTGGAAATGGATTTTCGTTCCATTTGGGAGCTGTATGTGCTtgagaaaaaaattctttttatgGTTTGTttgtaaaaaaaagagaaagttcCCACTATGGATTGTTGGAGCAAAAGGGAGCAAATATTAAATTGGAAGTCTACTTCTAACAATTTAAAGATTATAACACTCACAAGTTGATAATCAATTACTTTCGCAGCTTAACTTATTGCTTCTACTTCTGAGTTAAACTACCATATTAACAAGTATGGCCCTCCTAATATGATTATGATATCATCCCCTTAACCAAAATATGCCTTATTGGTCCAAACCAGATAATATGGGGCATACCGTATTGGTTTAGTATTGGTACTTGGTACGCAtggcataccgacactcggtatgacAAAAAAATTTTGTACTATACTATACCGACATTGTACTAGCATGGCACTGATATGAGTTCTGGTATCTCGATGGCAAACCTTGCCCTCAACactagcttcttttttttccttagatGAAACCCTTAATACTAGCTATTTGCAGAAAATATTATGCTTAATATCTACTCAGAGcatgaaatattttatatatttctatTAATCTGCCAATTATAGATTACAATCAGTTAGCATTTGTAAGCCTTATTAGTTGAAGTACTAGAGGCAtcttaattatttaaataatagagTTAAAGGGTTATTGCTTATCTCACATGACTTCCTTCTCTTTGCCAACTTCTCTTTTATGTCTCTATTGGCTATACTTATCATGCAAGACCTGTGTGAGCAGCCCTTgaaccaaaaataataatagtaacCTATTCTTACACAAAACTTAACCCCATAGTTGTTAAAGAGGCAAAGTTAGTACAAATAAAACTGGAGGAGAGAATAAGATTGTAGCTCATTAAAAGCAGCTTCTTGCCAATGTTTCAATAGTTTTAGGATTCTTTTAATCATGATCATAGGCACTTCTGCCTCAAAAGAAAAATGGAGAAATTATTCATCAAGTTTTACATTTAATactgttaatttttttaatctttttattgaatccagtatttagaaaatataatcCACAGGCCTAAGCGCGCTTACCAAAACACCCTTAGAACTTAGACGTAGTTACCGGCCTGCCCTCCCTCGGATCAAAATCGTGATCAAAAGCAAACCATCTGAAGGTGAGGGTAACAAGGTAATTTCATGTGAACTCCCGCGTCTTTTAATCCATTCCGCGAATCTCTCCCGTCCCTCCAAATTCGCCACCCCTAATAACCCCCTTCTCGATCTTCTCTCCTCCCATTCCTCTCAGTctcaaaccctaaccctaattttCCCTCGTCGTTGATCGATCGATCTCGAAAGGGACATTAgggatatttctttttctccgaTCATGGCGTACAGGATGCTGGAGGTGACGCTGATCTCCGCCAACGACCTCAAGGACGTCAACTTCTTCTCCAAGATGCGCGTCTTCGCGATATTGTCCATCGCCGGCGACCGGCGCTCGAGGCAGCGCACGGCCTCCGACAAGTACGGTGGCACCAGCCCCTCCTGGAACACCACCCTCCGCTTCGCCGTCCCCGCCGCCGCCGAAGGCCTCGTCATCCACGTCCTCCTCCGCTCCGAGCGCGCCTTTGGCGACCGCGACGTCGGCGAGGTATTCATCCCCCTCAAGGAGCTCCTCAACGGCGTCGCCTCCGCCGGCGACAGCTCCGTCCACTTCGTCAGTTACCAGGTCCGCAAGCCTTCCTCCGGCAAGCCCAAGGGGGTCCTCAACCTCTCCTACAAATTCGTCGACGCCGCCGCGGCGGCGACACCGGCGCCTTCGCCCGTCGCTCCGTACTCCTTCCCGGCGAACGAGATCAAGTCCGGCGTTCCTTCCACCGCGTGCCTGGCAGTGCCGTCCTACCCGCCGCCAGGGGCGTACGTTTCG contains the following coding sequences:
- the LOC103715108 gene encoding protein SRC2-like — protein: MAYRMLEVTLISANDLKDVNFFSKMRVFAILSIAGDRRSRQRTASDKYGGTSPSWNTTLRFAVPAAAEGLVIHVLLRSERAFGDRDVGEVFIPLKELLNGVASAGDSSVHFVSYQVRKPSSGKPKGVLNLSYKFVDAAAAATPAPSPVAPYSFPANEIKSGVPSTACLAVPSYPPPGAYVSHPPAGPYSPPAVASVESKPGNPAGTIAAHPPSEKDGKESKVGKPVTAYPAAAPSYAAPGAYPPPGGYPPYPTPYGYPPARGPVGYGYPPPPTGYGYGAPPPPGYGYGAPAAAQKPKMGNGNMGLGMGLLGGALGGLLIGDMVVDAAEAGYETGFGDGVDF